The stretch of DNA CATTATTCCGGAATATCCAGGAATGTATTCTGATTGTTTTGCTGATAATCTCCCAATTTCAAACCAAAGAATTAAATGACCAACCATAtccttaaaatatataaaattttcatttttattgcattttccatgacttaatttactttcaatttatgCTCTGTGCGGTACCCTGAAGCATCTCCActtctttctcaatttttatattgTCAGAATTCACGAGAAATTCCTCCGGAGGTTCTTCCTTGACAACAGTGATGTCTGGTACAACGGTTATAAGTTGCTTTATCAATTTGCTTTGCCTACAAGTtggaaaaatcctttaaaattatgaaattgttggaaaattaaaggaaCTTTATCCTTACGTGTTATGGTACTTCCGGAGATGCAACCTTATTGATCCCCTGTAGACGGATTTCTTTTGACAAATCCCACATTCGTACACCTTATCTATaggatgaattttcacgtgatcCTGAAGAAGATCCAAATTCTCAAAGATCTTCTCACAAATTGTGCATGAAACAGAACCCTCTGAAACGCAAAGAGAATCATCCAAAAAGAttcctaacctcaaaaaaatgGCGTCATTTTTACCTGAAACCTCGAAAGGAAGACCTCTGTGGAGCGCCTTGATGTGCTCCTTCAGTCTGATCCGATTCTTCAACTCTTTCATGCAGTAGAAGCATGTTACGGGCTTCTCTGTATGCCCCAAAATGTGTGTATCTCTCTGCTTTTTCCATTTGAATGTCTTCTGGCAAATTGAGCATGAATAGGGGCGCGCGGTGCTGTGAGTATTCTTCAAATGCACAATCAGCGCAAGCttattcttgaatttcttcagaCATTCCAGACATTCAAAGTCCCGGACGTCGTTATGTACCATCATATGAACCTTCAATTTACTCTTTGTCGTAAATTTCTTCTTACACATCTCACAATGATAGAATTGAACCTTAATGTCCTGGAATTTGCTGTAAAATTAAGagatttattagtttttttgaGAGTTCTTTGTgcgtttattaaaattaattaatttttgggagttttttcCTAAGGCTTGCatcatcatttttcacattttcaaagtTTTGTACCACCATTTTGAAGTTAAAAGTTTACACTGCAGTGGTTAAAggttagattttaatttagagaccgaaaaaacttttcaaacattagaagtgaaaagtcaaacgttaagaagaaaatgataaacgttagaagaaacgtcaaattttacaaaatgaataTCAAACGCAAGAAAAAAGGTTtattagaataaacgtcaaagaATATGTCACAAGTTAGAAAAAGCGAGgctaaacgttagaattttgatatttttctacgtttttacgttttttctctgaaaagtCATAGAAAAAAGGTAAATCGTTCAGAAAAAACCTGTAGAGAATactaaacgttaaaaaagaaacgatcAATAGGTAAAAAGGGTAAAAAGAAgtattaaacgttagaattacGTTTAAACAATTTGTGAACAGGTGCTAATTTAAAAGTAACAGCCGTTAGAAATAGTTTAGAAGCCTCaattttagttattttataacatttttagCGATGTATtctgctttaaaaaaaaatctcaaaccACCCGCTtcaatcaaggggtgtttatctgaatgaaaatcttcgaatCTTCGCattattcgccaaaaatatcgaaagattcgccagataaacacctctCGACTTTAATAGATTTCAGCCTACGTTCCTGGCGCatcgccatttttttttctagctttTTGTCgccattttttaaaactaatttcaaAACGTTTTATgttctttgcaaaataactaaaaatttttatgaactttCTATCAGGCTTGTGCCGTctcatttattaaattttatctcactATTTTACGTCATCTTAGATGGCCATTTTGTAAAGTTTGTTTCACTCCGCCATTTTTCTGTAGgtatttttaacacttggaggacccaacatttggcgcAACgtagaggatcaaattggcaataagtaccagctgataaaatatgctcaataattaattattaatcagtttattgaacaaggatcgaaagtttcactaattctcgatctccttcaagcattcctgcacataattactaaatatttaatagagaaaatcatcactggaaaaaaattgcgtagaatcgatgcaaaattgccaattcaaacgacttttttagctacaattttacttaatttattattgcgcctaaatcatcacaaactttgattcttcaagtacctttttagtcatttccggcaataaaattagtccacattaatgatttttaccgaggaaaagtgaacaagagatCTTGATTtggggaaatatggggaaacataacctcaaaaccatagctaaaatgtatgggattttgactggtagttatattaccaatttgatcctccacgttggattctgactttgacctcaattatctttcaaagaaaagacttttcacgagattttctttctactatctgaaagtaattaaaattccctacacatagatgctaaattcatcgagattagtccaatagattttattctgtgacgattttaaggttccaattggtagcaagtaccagtaaagtcctccggtgttaaaactattttcaccattttctttgtttttttagaCTGCTAGACtgcaaattttttaatctttgaaCGCTTTTTGTTAGACTTGTgtcgccatttttttttaagtttttgacgccattttgcaaatgttgaattttttttatttaaaccgaattattcactgaaaaatacataatccGATATaagattataatttaaaatataaataaattaagttaCAGTCTGTTCCCTTTTTTAGTCTACTGCACGGAAAATTTAAacgagagaaaaattaataaaaggctggaaaaaaattaattgtcctTTTTCGGGAACATTCGAAGCAAAAGTTTATAGAATACGCTTCTTTTTGGCTAAGAGAATATAACacgctgaagaaaaaaaagtcctttaTGGTTTATTAACTGGATTCGAACCGTTGTCATTATGAGCAAGGTATGCAATTAGAACCTCTCGGCTATTAAATGTCTTTCAATTGAACTAAATACCTCAactaaatcacaaaatgaatggaaaataagTAAAACCTCCTTACCTTCGATGATACCGCAAAATGTGATGCTTTATACTGGACTTCCTCACTAATTTCTTCCCACAGATTTCACATTCAAACAATCCCTGTATCTGATGTTCCCTCATGTGCTCCCTGAGTGTCCTTTCATTCTTGTAAAATCTCCCGCAGACCGTGCAGGGTACTCTTGGCCCGTCCTGATGCGTTACATTGTGCTGTGCCAACTTTACAGCACTTACAAAGCTCTTTGAGCATTGGTTGCACTTGAAATTCCTCTCTGGATTGTGCGTGAGTAGATGAGCTTTGAGATGACTGCAACACAGGAAGGTTTTGATGCACATTGTGCATTTATACTTCCGCTCTCGTAGTGCTGGATCAACTTTAACACTGTTGTGTGCTTTCATGTGCAACCTGAGACTCTTCCTGTGCTTGTAGAGCTTCCCACAGATGGTGCAGGGAAGCTTCTCAGCGTCCGCATGCACCCGTAGATGATCCCTCAGCCGGGGCTTAGCATTGAAGGTTTTTTCACACACAGGGCAGGTGAAGTTGCGTTCTTTTGTGTGAACAATCATATGTTGCTTCAATTCCCACGCATTGTAGAAGGCTTTATCGCATTCAGTGCACTTTTTATCCTTCTCCCGATTGCTCCGGGAACAATTGTACTTCCGGTGATGCCGTAAGTACTGTTTGTTCTTGAAGGGTTTCCCACAATTCGGGCATGGGAGCTTCTCATCGAAGTGGACGACGGCCATGTGATGCCGCAGTGTGCCCAAACTCGTGAAGGCTTTACTGCAAATCTCACATTTGGACGTCTTCTCGGTGTGATTAATCTGCAAATGACTCTTTAGCCGTTGCTCCGTTGTGAAGGCCTTCTCACAAATATGACAAATATGTGTTGCTTCATGCTTAACCTTTGGGCAGTTTTCCTTTTGATGCTTAACCATTTCGCTTCTTTCATTGCAGCGCTTCCCGCAGAGATCACATGAGAAGAACTTAAAGTGACACCACAAGTGCCGCCGGAGTTTGATTTTGGTTGTAAAAGCGCTGGGGCATTCAGCACATTGATAGATCTTCTCAGTTAGATGGACACTCAGGTGCTGCTTGAGATTCCCACGATTCCTAAATGCTTTCCCACATTGTCGGCATTTGTATTTATATTCTGGTCCATTTCGCTGCTTTTCCTTTCCATTGATTGGCTCTTTGAGATGAAATTCTGGGTGATCTCTGGAAGAAGAATCCGCGCTAAAAGAGAAAGGTACTTAGTTATTAAAACTAGTTCTGATCTTGATTACTCATTGAAGCATTTAAGGAAAGCAAGGAAACTTACCCTGTGACACTTACAACGTACTCCTCCTTGACAATAGACAGTTCACAATCTAATCCCTCTTCTGCATTTTCCGTTCCTAATTCCATTTCCcagaataatttttggaagtaaaataaagaaaatttaaagattcttcTTCTGATATTCTCACCACATAACCCCCAGATGATGTATTTAGTAGGTTCCTCTGGAGCGCAACAGGTTCCTCTTTGCTTCTTTGACACTTTAACACCTTCCGAGCCGGTATAATACACAAGAAAGCATTTTCTACGCGACGTGTAATAAATAAGACCCAGCTGGTCATATGTGTAGAAAAAGTTTACCCAGCTGGCTTTATAGTTTTGCACGGTCTGCTCATGTTCTTgagtttaaacatttttcctgatttataataattcattcttcatttattctttttatcgAAGTTTTCTGGACAAGATTCCTTTCAAATTCCAGCCgggaatgattttttagacTCTATAGGAATCCCAGAATCTCATTTAATCAcgtaaaaaaagttatttagcaacttttaaataaacaataaataaaatattaaaaaattttctttattcgaTTGAACAAAGCAACGCAttgtaaaggagtttattcatctgTATATGAAAAACTTCCTTAatcacaaaacaatttttacccattttatctaaaatcttaagaaatcgctaaagaatgttttaaagctcttaaaaggatacaaagagaattttctttagcaaTTTCTTGAgcttcatttttattcactataaatttatttaaataaaaatgggtcaaaattattttctgtacGAAAAAGTTTTACTTAAGATGATGAATAAACTCGTTTAGTCGCAATCGTTGAGTGTTGATTTTATCAGAGAGAACTCTTTACTGTTCCCACGAGATAATTGGGGTGCACTCAAATACGATAATGGTTCAGAGAtaagaatgaatttaattttttttaagttatttttattccaataatgggaaaaaaataatcttgaggaagaaaataatttaggaatatctttggcaaaaaagaaataatatttggCAAACAAACAGCTActgaaaaaagtcttttcattGATATTAATTCACCGAATTATTGCGTTACTACACTTATTATACACAGATGAGCTGAAGTTAGATTAGATTAGCTTTCGGAATAAATTCGATTAATTTAGAATCAATAAACCTAAGTAGGTACGAGATAATCTTAATTACATTTTAGCAGATTCTATTAATGCCCAGAAATCCttataaaaatctattttaattattttattgattgattcTTCTAAACTATGGAAATGAAATCAAAGGACGCTCAGGACGCCATGTTTTTAAAAGCATTCAATCCGCCATATTTGTATCAAAGGTTTTCAGatcaaaatggcggaaaagaatttttagtaaatagaTTAAAGGTTTTTCACTTAGCAAgagaaaatacgaaaaaacctttttctctattttgtcaatttttgcgACTTTTCGAAGGCAGAATTCACCTTCATCAGGCACAGAAaaccatagaaaaaaatctatttaagaACATCCtccaagatattttttttaaacaaacttaCCTTCTACTCCCGGAGAAATAAGAGAGTTATAGAAAGAAACAAGAGGGCCCCCATGAGCTCCAAAATACACCTCTGACTGCATGACCCCAATTCTCTCGCAGAAAGATAGTGGGGAGCATGAGAGTATAATTATGGAGAGAATAGAGAGTATTCTCCAGTGAAGTTCATCTCGCCGGGTCAAACAGCCGACAAACATTCCTGCTCTCACAAATCTCACAAATCTTCACTCTTCCTGTGTACTGGGGAACTTCACAAGGAGAAAGCAGCATCATCATGCCGGAATCTCTCTTTGTCGGTGTCGACGTGGGCAGTGGTAGTGCCAGGGCTGGACTCTTCACCGCCACCGGAAGCTCTTTGGGTACATTTTCCGTGACAATTCCCACTTGGGCTCATCTCCATGATCACTACGAGCAATCCTCAGAGGAAATCTGGAGTGCTGTCTGTCGGTGTGTTAAGCAGGTTGTTAAGGAATCTGCCCATTTGGTGCGAGGGATTGGCTTTACAGCCACCTGTTCCCTCGTTGCGCTCCAAGATGAGGACAAAGCACTCTCAGTCTGCCCCTCACAGGGTATCGATAAGAGGAACATTGTCATGTGGATGGATCATCGAGCTGTCCAGGAAGCCAGCGATATCAATGCCAAGAAGCATGAGCTGCTGAAGTTTGTTGGTGGAAGAGTTTCCGCTGAGATGGAATGCCCAAAAATTCTCTGGCTCAGTCGAAATGCTCCAAAGGAGTTCTGGGAGAAAATCACCAAATTCATGGAACTTCCGGATTTTCTCACATTCAAAAGTACCGGAAATCTTGCCAGGTAAtcttgtttctttcttttggcAAAAGGAACTTTCCTATAGAATTATTTCTTCCTGATAGATCCCTCTGTTCTGTGGTTTGCAAATGGAACTATGACGGGGAGAAGCGTTCATGGGATCGTGAATTCCTCGAATTAGCTACCCTTTCCTGCCCACATGGGAGAGATTTTGTCTCCCTCGCTGGTGATGCGGTTCAACTTCCCGGTGCAGCAGTTGGTGGTGGCTTAACGTCTACTGCAGCAAAAGATTTGGGTCTCCTCGTGGGTACTCCCGTTGGGACGTCTGTCATTGATGCCTATGCTGGCGCTCTTGCACTCCTGGGTGCCGAAACGGAAGCAGGGATTGAGCTTCAGGAAAAAATTGCCCTAATTTGCGGAACATCAACGTGTCACATTTGCGTAGCTCCACAAATAGACCTTGTTGGAGGTGTCTGGGGTCCATACAAGGATGTCCTCTTTGACGGGATGTACGCCCATGAGGCTGGACAGAGTGCTACGGGAAAACTCCTTGATGACATTGTCACATCTCATCCATCTTTTGTTAAAATCACAAATGAGCTCAATTCCACGGAGCTTCGACACGTCTACGAGCACCTCAATCACCTCCTGGAGCACCTGAGCCAGGAGAAGAACATTCCACTTGAGCAGCTCACGGAAGATCTTCACGTCTGCCCGGATTTCCACGGGAATCGTTCCCCAATTGCCGATTCAACGCGCAAAGGGATGATTTCGGGATTAACTCTCAATCACGAACCCACGGATTTGGCTCTCATCTACCTGGCCACCGTGCAAGCCCTCGCTTACGGCACAAAGCACATCCTGGCACAATTCTCCCGGGAATTTCGTGCAATCCTCATCTGTGGCGGCCTCAGTCTCAATCCCGTCTACGTGCAGGCACACGCAGACGTCTGCCGGGTACCCGTATTCATTCCCAATGAACCTGAAAGTGTCCTCCTTGGCGCCAGTATCCTGGGTGCCTGTGCAGCTGGGGAATTTCCATCACTTCCCGCAGCTGCAAGCAAAATGGGCGGAAAAACCCAAAGGGTTGACCCCGAAGACGCAACATTCAGGTACCATGAGAAGAAATTCAGGGTCTTTGAGGAATTACTAAAGGATCAAGCAAAGTACAAGGACCTTATGAAGGGATAAAACGAAGAAaacattcaattaaattttaatttaaatgatttaaattaaaagaaaatcaattaaaaatcattccaGAGGGCTGtagaataatttaagaattattatttgttaATCATTTCCAATTAAATCAGGGATTAGggtgaattattttcttttaataaatcgttttaaaattatagattatttctttcctttttctaattaaaagattttcaaggaaattaCACAAGGCGACAACTTTTTGTtagttaaaattgaaagatttgtGATAATAGAGGGTAAGTAGGGGAAATTCGGGTTGAGTGCATCGTATAAGTTTTAAGAGAGTTGAAAGAGTTAATAAAACGtatgaatttgaagaaaaaacaatgtagctttaaaaaacaaattctattggtttgtccaatatcaatggggatgaataagacagaaaatcaaaattgtactgaatttatgtgaatatgtattttaggttagaaatccctGTAAATATTGGTCAACccaatgtaaattttcattaaaaaaaaataagaattcaaaattaaaatagagttgccttaaaattttttatcgattaaataactttttttttacattttgggCTAAGATCTGAACtctaaaattacattttaggTCCAATAGCTGTGTTCGAGATAAGAATTCATAAAGTTTTTGTGACATTTTACATCTAATTTATCTTTAGTTTTCTAAGCGAGCCTTACGATTTTTATGCCgttaagaagttttttaaggaaaggattttaattttttaagctagattttagttttctttaaccTATCTTTAAGTTTTTGCATAAAGATTTACGATTTATCAGCCAGGGTAAAGTTTAGGCTTTGAAGGTTTTAAGATCACGGCAAGCTAAAACGGGGTTGAATacatttttggatatttttaacATGTATTTCTCAATGTGAGAAAGCGACCAAACGCATATTTTGATGGTTTTTGGTCataaaaaatttgtgaaatctaaaaagataagaaaagagATAAATGGATAAAAGATGTAAATCATAGGTATAGAAAACTAAAGACTGGTTTAAGAATCTAACTAAACCAACTAAACCGAATTTAGTTGT from Lutzomyia longipalpis isolate SR_M1_2022 chromosome 4, ASM2433408v1 encodes:
- the LOC129794889 gene encoding zinc finger protein 845-like yields the protein MFVGCLTRRDELHWRILSILSIIILSCSPLSFCERIGVMQSEVYFGAHGGPLVSFYNSLISPGVEGTENAEEGLDCELSIVKEEYVVSVTGADSSSRDHPEFHLKEPINGKEKQRNGPEYKYKCRQCGKAFRNRGNLKQHLSVHLTEKIYQCAECPSAFTTKIKLRRHLWCHFKFFSCDLCGKRCNERSEMVKHQKENCPKVKHEATHICHICEKAFTTEQRLKSHLQINHTEKTSKCEICSKAFTSLGTLRHHMAVVHFDEKLPCPNCGKPFKNKQYLRHHRKYNCSRSNREKDKKCTECDKAFYNAWELKQHMIVHTKERNFTCPVCEKTFNAKPRLRDHLRVHADAEKLPCTICGKLYKHRKSLRLHMKAHNSVKVDPALRERKYKCTMCIKTFLCCSHLKAHLLTHNPERNFKCNQCSKSFVSAVKLAQHNVTHQDGPRVPCTVCGRFYKNERTLREHMREHQIQGLFECEICGKKLVRKSSIKHHILRYHRSKFQDIKVQFYHCEMCKKKFTTKSKLKVHMMVHNDVRDFECLECLKKFKNKLALIVHLKNTHSTARPYSCSICQKTFKWKKQRDTHILGHTEKPVTCFYCMKELKNRIRLKEHIKALHRGLPFEVSEGSVSCTICEKIFENLDLLQDHVKIHPIDKVYECGICQKKSVYRGSIRLHLRKYHNTQSKLIKQLITVVPDITVVKEEPPEEFLVNSDNIKIEKEVEMLQGTAQSIN
- the LOC129794903 gene encoding FGGY carbohydrate kinase domain-containing protein codes for the protein MPESLFVGVDVGSGSARAGLFTATGSSLGTFSVTIPTWAHLHDHYEQSSEEIWSAVCRCVKQVVKESAHLVRGIGFTATCSLVALQDEDKALSVCPSQGIDKRNIVMWMDHRAVQEASDINAKKHELLKFVGGRVSAEMECPKILWLSRNAPKEFWEKITKFMELPDFLTFKSTGNLARSLCSVVCKWNYDGEKRSWDREFLELATLSCPHGRDFVSLAGDAVQLPGAAVGGGLTSTAAKDLGLLVGTPVGTSVIDAYAGALALLGAETEAGIELQEKIALICGTSTCHICVAPQIDLVGGVWGPYKDVLFDGMYAHEAGQSATGKLLDDIVTSHPSFVKITNELNSTELRHVYEHLNHLLEHLSQEKNIPLEQLTEDLHVCPDFHGNRSPIADSTRKGMISGLTLNHEPTDLALIYLATVQALAYGTKHILAQFSREFRAILICGGLSLNPVYVQAHADVCRVPVFIPNEPESVLLGASILGACAAGEFPSLPAAASKMGGKTQRVDPEDATFRYHEKKFRVFEELLKDQAKYKDLMKG